A stretch of DNA from Euzebyales bacterium:
CGGCGCGCACGTGTACGACGAGGGCGAGCCTGGGGAGCACTTCTACGTGCTGCTCGACGGCGGCGTGCGCTTCACGCGCCAGGTCGGTGCCGACGTCATCGAGCTCCCTGAGACCACGCAGCGTGGCGTGTATGCGGGCGCGACCCAGGCGGTCATCAGCCGCAGCGTCGATACGTACCTCAACAGCCTGCTGACCACGCGCCCGTCGCGGTTCTACCGGCTGCCGACCGTCGACTTCGCCGACTTCCTGCACCGTTGGTTCCCGATGGCGGTGCACCTGCTGGAGGGCCTGTTCATCGGGGTGCGCAACAGCGAAGCGATGGTCCGGCAGCACGAGCAGCTGACCGCCCTCGGCGCGCTGTCGGCGGGACTCGCCCATGAGCTGAACAACCCGTCGTCGGCGGCGATGCGTGCCACCGGGCAGCTGCGCGACCGGGTGGCGGCCATGCGTCACAAGCTGGCGATGCTCGCCGACGGACGGTTGTCGGCCGACGACCTCGGCGACCTGGTCGCCGCGCAGGAGCGCGTGGTGGAGCTGGCCGCGAAGGCCCCCCGGCGGTCGGCGCTCGCCGAGTCGGAGGCCGAGGACGACTTGACCGACTGGCTGGACGCCCACGACGTGGCGGGCAGTTGGGAGATCGCGGCCGTGTTCGCCGCCGCCGGCGTGGAACGCGCGTGGCTGGCCGACCTCGCCGGGCAGGTCCACCCGGCGATGCTCGAGCCCGCGTTGCGGTGGCTGACGTACACCCTCGAGACCGAGTCGCTGATGACCGAGATCGAGGAGGCCACCGGTCGGATCTCGACGCTGGTCACCGCGGTCAAGCAGTACTCCCACATGGACCGCACGCCCTTCGCCGACGTCGCCGTGACGGAAGGGCTCGACAGCACGCTGACGCTGCTGGGCCACAAGCTCGCGACCATCGACGTGCGCCGCGACTACCCGGACGAGGTGCCGGTAGTGCCCGGCCACGCCGGCGAGCTGAACCAGGTATGGACCAACCTGATCGACAACGCCGCGCACGCGATGGACGGCGAGGGTGTGCTCACGGTGTCCGTACGGCCGCGCGACGCCGGTGTCGACGTGGTCATCGGCGACACCGGTCCCGGGATTCCCGGGGACGTTCGGCCGCGGATCTTCGAGGCGTTCTTCACGACGAAGCCGGCCGGCGAGGGTTCCGGGCTGGGACTCGAGATCGCCCACAGGATCGTCACCCAGCGTCATCGCGGCAGCATCGCGGTCGACTCGGAGCCGGGCCGCACGCGGGTGCGCGTGTGGCTGCCCGGCGCCGCGATGCCGGTGCCCCGCGCACCGGACCTCGCCTAGGCCGGGACGTCCTCGGCCAGCTGTCCGTCGACCCGCCTGCGGTCGACGTAGCACCATGCCCAGTCGTCGTCCGGCTCGGCCGACGCGACTGCTGGATGGCCGGTGTCGCGGTGGTGGGCCGCTGCGTGGCGGTTGGGCGACGAGTCGCAGCAGCCCACGTACCCGCATGTCAGGCAGATGCGTAGGTGCAGCCACCGACCTCCCGTCCGCAGGCAATCCTCGCAGCCGGGTGCGCTGGGCGTCACCGGTGCGATGTCGGCGAGGTGGACACATGCCTCCCCGGTCGGGTGGAAGCTCACGGGTTGGTCGGGGTCGACGACGGCCCTCGACCCGTCGCGTGCCAGATCGCCGCTCCAGCCGACGTGGCGGACGCGCTTGACCTCGGCTGCGATGGCCGCGGGGGCCAGGCCGTAGCGCTCGAGCACCCGCACCGCAACGCCCAGCGCCGACGCGTCCTCGGCGGTCACGACGTCGTCGACGCCGAGTCCGGCGGCGCTCGCACCGTCGGCGACGCGGGCGATGACAGGCACGCCCGGTGCCACGACACCGGCGGTCGCGGCGATGCGCGCGACGGCGTCCGGCTCGTCGTCTGCGATCACGAGGCACCGCGCATCGGGCAGCGCGGCGGCCTCCAGCGTCGCCCGCCGCGTGGCGTCGCCCCGCAGCACGGCATACCCGAGGTCCTCAGCTTCCGATGCCCCCGTCGGCGACAGCGTCGTGGTCACGAAGGGGATGCCGTTGCGGTCCAGCAGTGCCGCCAGCGACCGCGCGGCCGCCCCGTAGCCGGCCATGACGACGTGGCCGGTCAGCGCTTCCGGTCGCCCGTCGAGGTCCTCATCGAGCACGGCCGTCCGCCGCGCCGCGAGCCGTGTCGCCAGCCGGTGGCCCGCCGACGACATGGCGGGCGTCGCCACCATCAGCACGACGGTGGCCGCGATGAAGGTCTGGCTGCCAGCATCGCCCAGCCCGGCCGGCGAGAGACCGGCCGATCGACCCACCCCCTCGAGCACGAACGAGAACTCGCCGATCTGCGCCAATCCGAAGGCGGCGACCGCCGCGATCGGCGCAGGCGCACGCAGTGCCGCGACGGCGACGCCGGTGGTGACCAGCTTGATCGCCGCCACCACCACGACGACCGCGAGCACCAGTGGCAGGTTCGACCGCAGGAACGCCGGGTCGAGCAGCATCCCGATGGACAGGAAGAACACGGCGCTGAACAGCGCCTGCAGCGGGATGACCTCGCCGAGCGCCTGCAGGTCGAACGCCGAGTCGCCCACCAGCAGCCCGGCCAGGAACGCACCAAGCGTCACCGACCCGATCAGTAGCCCGCTGACGTACGCAGTGCCGATGCAGATCGCGATGACGACCAGCAGGAAGACCTCCTGGGAGCACGACCGCGCCACCGCCTCCAGCAGCCGGGGCATCACCCGCCTGGCGCCGAACAGCACGGCCGCCACCACCAGGGCCGCGCGGCCCAGAGCGATCACGATATCGACCGCGGTACCGCCGTCACCAGCGAGCATCGGCACGATGAGCACGAACGCGACGATCGCCAGATCCTGGAAGATCAGCAGCGCGATCTGCACGCGGCCGTCGCGCGTGTCTGTGCGGCCCCGCTCGGCGAGCAGCTTCAGCACGATGGCCGTCGACGACAGCGCGACCAGCATCCCGCTGAACAGCGCATCGGGCGCGGAGGCGCCGACCGCGAGGCACAGACCTGCGGTCGCGGCGATCGCCAGGCTCACCTGTAGGCCGCCGCCACCAACGATGAGCCGCCGGATCGCGAACAGCCGATCCAGTGAGAACTCGATGCCGATGGTGAACAGCAGCAGGATCACTCCGAGCTCCGCTGCCGCGTTGACGGTCTCGATCGAGCGGACCAGCCCGACGGCGTTGGGACCGATGACAACGCCGGCCACCAGGAACCCGACGATGGGGACCTGGCGCAGCCGACTTGCAAGGTATGCAGCCACCGCCGCGGCGATCAGCAGGGCGGCGACCTCGGTCAGGAACGGGGGCGCACCCGTGCCCGCAGCAGCGGCTGCGGCCAGCGGAGGAGCACCCATCGCAGCTCACCCTAACCTCGTTGGGCACGGCCGGCTTCCCAATCGTCGTCACCACTCTTCCCCGGTTCCCGTCCGTGGCGGCCGAGGACGGGATCATCGGGTCGACGACTGTCGCTGGTAGGCCGGTACGTCACAGGCGTGGGTGTAGTCGATGGCCGCCCAGAACCGGTCGGCCTCGGGGTTGCCGTCGAGCACGAGCAGCAGAGCATCCTCGGCGCCCATGTCAGTCAGTGCCCGCGTGAAGTCGTCAACGAGCGCCGAGGCGACGCCCTGTCGGCGGTGGTCGGGATGCGTCGCCAGTCGTGACACCGTCGCGACCCGCCCATCGAACGAGCCGAGCAGCGCACCGACGATCTTGCCGCCGCTGTCGGTGTCCATCGCGACCAGGAACAGCTCGGGTGCCCGCAGCAGCATCCGCTCCATCTCGTTGCGGAAGCCGCGTGGCGACGGCACGAGGCCGCAGTCGGTCCACAGATCCGCGACCTCGTTGAGGTCGAACGAGCGTGCGCGACGGACGCGGAGGACGCGGGGATCGGGCATGGATGGTCCGCGGGGATCGGATCACATGTCGCGCGGATTCTACGGGTCGCGGCGAGCGGAGATGATCCTGACGCGAATGGATTCCGGATGACCGAGGGCTTGTGCCTCGGGTTACGATCAGCGCAGTCGTCCAGGATGGAGCCATCATGCCGATCGCCACGCCCGACAGCTACACCGAGATGCTCGACCGCGCCAAGGCCGGCGCCTTCGCCTACCCCGCGATCAACGTGACGTCGTCGCAGACGCTCAGCGCCGCCATCCGCGGCTTCGCCGAGGCGCGCAGCGACGGCATCGTGCAGGTGTCGACGGGCGGGGCGGGCTACTTCTCGGGCCCCAACAAGAACGACATGACGGTGGGCGGCGTGGCCATGGCGACGCTGGCGCACGTCGTCGCCGACCAGTACGACGTCACGATTGCGCTGCACACCGACCACTGCCCCAAGGACAAGCTCGACGGCTTCATGCGACCGCTGATCAGGATCAGCCAGGAACGCGTCGCGAACGGTGAGCTTCCGCTGTTCCAGTCGCACATGTGGGACGGGTCGGCCGTCCCGCTCGACGAGAACCTGCAGATCGCCGAGGACCTGCTGGCAGAGTGCGCCAAGGCCAACCTGGTGATGGAGATGGAGATCGGTGTGGTCGGCGGTGAGGAGGACGGCGTCGTCGCCCAGATCAACGAGAAGCTCTACACAGCCGACAGCGACTTCGTCCGCACCGCCGAGGCGCTGGGGATCGGCGAGAAGGGGCGCTACATCCTCGCCGCGACGTTCGGCAACGTGCACGGTGTGTACAAGCCCGGCAACGTCACGCTGCGACCCGAGATTCTCAAGCGCGGTCAGGACACCGTGGCGGAGGCGTTCGGGCTCGAGGCCGGCAGCAAGCCGTTCGACCTGGTGTTCCATGGTGGCTCCGGATCGACGCTGGACGAGATCCGCGAGTCACTGGACTACGGCGTGGTCAAGATGAACATCGACACCGACACGCAGTACGCGTTCACGCGGCCGATCGCCGATCACATGTTCAAGAACTACGACGGCGTCCTCCGCGTGGACGGCGAGGTCGGCATCAAGAAGACCTACGACCCGCGGACGTGGGGCAAGAAGGCCGAGGAGAGCATGGCCGCCCGCGTGGGCGAGGCGTGCGAGGCGCTGCGGTCGGCCGGCACGACGATGGCCGGCGCCTAGGCGCCGCCCGCGCTGCGTGAGCGGGCATCCGACCGTCATCCACGAGCGCGTCGCGCAGGCGCGCGACGGGGACAACCCGACCGTCATCGCCCGGATGGCATCGGGTTGGGCGGTCCTCGGCGATCACCAGTTCCTTCCGGGGTACGCGCTGCTCCTGCCGGACCCCGTGGTGGTGCACGTGACCGACCTCGACCCCGGACGGCGAGCCCGATACCTGCTTGACATGACACGCGTTGGCGAGGCGCTGCTCGAGGTGACGGACAGCTACCGGATCAACTACGAGATCCTGGGCAACACCGCACCGGCGCTGCACGCGCACGTCTTCGCGCGCTACCTGTGGGAGCCGGACGAACACCGCGCCGTGCCGGTGTGGTCCTACCCTGCCGAGACCCTGCGCACCGTGCCGTTCTCATTGGAAGAGCACGGCGGACTGCGCGGCGCGCTCGCCGATGTGCTGGCGCAGGATGGTTGACACCCGCACCCTGGCGGAGGATCATCGGGCGCCGATGTAGACCCCTCGGCGACGCTCGTGGTGGTCCGCGCAGTGCGGGCGGCCGGCGCGTCGTCGACGCGACCGCAGGCCGTCACCACGGACGGCCTGCGCCACCCCCGTGCGAGGTGCCGGTCGTCACGCCGACACTGGAGCACCTTGTGGACCCGCTCGAGATCAGACCGGCCCGGCCCGACGACGCCGAACAGATCCTGGGCCTGCAGCGCGCCGCCTACCGGATCGAGGCCGAGCGCTACGGCGACGTCACTCTGCCGCCGCTGGCCGAGACGCTCGACGACCTCATGGCGATGTTCGACACGCACACGATCCTGGTCGCGCGTCGTCCGTCGCGGCCGATCCGATGGTCGGGACGGTGCGCGCGCGGCTGGTCGGCGACACGGCGCACGTCGCGCGCCTGGCGGTGCGCCCCGCCCCGCAGGGGCACGGGATCGGCCGGCGGCTGCTCGTCGCGATCGAGCGGGCGGTGGCACCGGTGGACCGCTACGAGCTGTTCACCGGCCACCGCAGCGAGCGCAACCTACGGCTCTACGCGCGTGCCGGCTACCGCAGAATGCGGACGGTGCGCGAGTCGGACCGTGTGTCGTTGATCTTCCTCGAGAAGGTGGTCGCCAACGGAGGTGCGCGATGACCGGTCTGCTGGTGATCCTCGCGATGGCGGTCGCGGGAGGCGCGGCCATCGCGCTGCAGGCTCAGCTTGCCGGCGTCGTCAGCGACCGCGTCGGCACACTCGAGGCGGTGTTCATCACGTACGGTGTCGGTGGCGTACTCTCGGGCGTGCTCATGCTGCTGGCCAGAGGCGGCAACCTGGCCCAGCTCCGCCACCTGCCGGCCTACATCTACCTCGCGGGAGCATTCGGCCTCGTGATCGTCGGGGCCATCTCGTTCAGCGTCGGGCGCCTGGGAGTCGTCCGCGGGCTGCTGCTCATCACGGTCGCGCAGTTCGTCGTGTCCGCGGCGATCGACCAGTTCGGCTGGTTCGGTGCCGACGTCCAGCCGCTCACGCTCGCGAAGGCCAGCGGCATCGTCCTGCTGCTCTGCGGAGGGTGGCTCGTCCTGCGATGACCGTGGCCGGGACACCAGCTGAACACCCGTCGACATCGTCCGACCAGAGCAGCGCCTGCTCGGTAGGCTGCGTCGATCATCGACGGCTCTGCGAACGCTGGTGACCGCATGTCCACGCGTGGCAGCTACGAGCCCGGCACCCCCTGCTGGGTCGATCTCATGTCTTCCGATGTCGACGCCTCGACGACCTTCTACACAGGCCTGTTCGGGTGGGAGCCCAGGACCAGCTCGATGGGCGGCAGCTTCATGATCATGCAGCCTGCGCCGAGGGCTGACGGGCACCACGTCGCTTCCTCGCGTCGGGCCTGCCGGTCGGGGCCGTTGGGCGGACGTCCTCAGCTCCGGCCGTCGAGCCCCCACGCGCGCAGCACGGTGGGATCGTCGTCCGCGCTGTCCGCCGTCCGGACCGCCGACCGCGAGAACCGCGGGGCCGCCGCCGGCTGGCGCCCACCCGCCGCCCAGTCGTGGTGGCTGTCGCGATGCGCCAGGTGTGGATGCGCCACCGCCTCCTCGAGGCTGAGCACAGGCGCGACGCACGCGTCGCTGCCGGCGAACCGTGTCGCCCACGCATCGCGGGGCCGCTGCAGGAACGTCGCCGCGATGTGGGCCCGCAGCTGCGGCCAGCCGGCACGATCGTCGCGGTCGGGCCAGCTCGAGGTGTCCACCGAGTCCGCGACGCCGTCGAGGAACGCGGCGTAGAACTGCGGCTCGAGCGCTGCGAGGGCAACGTACCCACCGTCGGCGCAGAGGTACGTGTCGTAGAAGGGCGCGCCGCCGTCGAGGAGGTTCGCACCCCGCTCGTGACGGTGGATGCCGGCGTTGCGGAGGCTCCACGTCTGTGCGAGCAGCAGTGACACGCCGTCGATCATCGCGGCGTCGACGACCTGCCCGCGGCCGGACCGTTCACGCTCGAGCAGCGCGGCAAGCACACCGGCGACCAGCAGCATCCCACCGCCACCGTAGTCGGCGACCAGGTTCAGCGGGATGGCAGGCTTGCCGCCGGCTGGTCCGATGAGCGACAGCGCACCCGAGATCGCCAGGTACGTCAGGTCGTGCCCGGCCCGGTCCGCCAGCGGGCCCCTCTGACCCCAGCCGGTCATGCGTGCGTAGACCAGCCCGGGGTTGCGCTCACCGCAGGTCTCGGGTCCGATGCCCAGCCGCTCCGTCACCCCCGGGCGGAAGCCCTCGACCAGCACGTCCGCCCGCTCCACCAGGTCCAGCGCTCGCGCCAGGCCGGCCCGGTCCCGCAGATCGAGCGTGATCGTCGCTCGTCCGCGGTTGGTGACCTCGTGCTCGGGTGGCACCAGTGCGGTGCCGCCGCCCGGTCGCGCCACACGCAGGACGTGCGCGCCCAGGTCCGCCAACAGCATGCAGCCGAAG
This window harbors:
- a CDS encoding ATP-binding protein, whose product is MTSELGEELRTTFLFERLSDEQLDWLVERGEVCTFDRGAHVYDEGEPGEHFYVLLDGGVRFTRQVGADVIELPETTQRGVYAGATQAVISRSVDTYLNSLLTTRPSRFYRLPTVDFADFLHRWFPMAVHLLEGLFIGVRNSEAMVRQHEQLTALGALSAGLAHELNNPSSAAMRATGQLRDRVAAMRHKLAMLADGRLSADDLGDLVAAQERVVELAAKAPRRSALAESEAEDDLTDWLDAHDVAGSWEIAAVFAAAGVERAWLADLAGQVHPAMLEPALRWLTYTLETESLMTEIEEATGRISTLVTAVKQYSHMDRTPFADVAVTEGLDSTLTLLGHKLATIDVRRDYPDEVPVVPGHAGELNQVWTNLIDNAAHAMDGEGVLTVSVRPRDAGVDVVIGDTGPGIPGDVRPRIFEAFFTTKPAGEGSGLGLEIAHRIVTQRHRGSIAVDSEPGRTRVRVWLPGAAMPVPRAPDLA
- a CDS encoding cation:proton antiporter, whose protein sequence is MGAPPLAAAAAAGTGAPPFLTEVAALLIAAAVAAYLASRLRQVPIVGFLVAGVVIGPNAVGLVRSIETVNAAAELGVILLLFTIGIEFSLDRLFAIRRLIVGGGGLQVSLAIAATAGLCLAVGASAPDALFSGMLVALSSTAIVLKLLAERGRTDTRDGRVQIALLIFQDLAIVAFVLIVPMLAGDGGTAVDIVIALGRAALVVAAVLFGARRVMPRLLEAVARSCSQEVFLLVVIAICIGTAYVSGLLIGSVTLGAFLAGLLVGDSAFDLQALGEVIPLQALFSAVFFLSIGMLLDPAFLRSNLPLVLAVVVVVAAIKLVTTGVAVAALRAPAPIAAVAAFGLAQIGEFSFVLEGVGRSAGLSPAGLGDAGSQTFIAATVVLMVATPAMSSAGHRLATRLAARRTAVLDEDLDGRPEALTGHVVMAGYGAAARSLAALLDRNGIPFVTTTLSPTGASEAEDLGYAVLRGDATRRATLEAAALPDARCLVIADDEPDAVARIAATAGVVAPGVPVIARVADGASAAGLGVDDVVTAEDASALGVAVRVLERYGLAPAAIAAEVKRVRHVGWSGDLARDGSRAVVDPDQPVSFHPTGEACVHLADIAPVTPSAPGCEDCLRTGGRWLHLRICLTCGYVGCCDSSPNRHAAAHHRDTGHPAVASAEPDDDWAWCYVDRRRVDGQLAEDVPA
- a CDS encoding GNAT family N-acetyltransferase, encoding MPDPRVLRVRRARSFDLNEVADLWTDCGLVPSPRGFRNEMERMLLRAPELFLVAMDTDSGGKIVGALLGSFDGRVATVSRLATHPDHRRQGVASALVDDFTRALTDMGAEDALLLVLDGNPEADRFWAAIDYTHACDVPAYQRQSSTR
- the fbaA gene encoding class II fructose-bisphosphate aldolase, with protein sequence MPIATPDSYTEMLDRAKAGAFAYPAINVTSSQTLSAAIRGFAEARSDGIVQVSTGGAGYFSGPNKNDMTVGGVAMATLAHVVADQYDVTIALHTDHCPKDKLDGFMRPLIRISQERVANGELPLFQSHMWDGSAVPLDENLQIAEDLLAECAKANLVMEMEIGVVGGEEDGVVAQINEKLYTADSDFVRTAEALGIGEKGRYILAATFGNVHGVYKPGNVTLRPEILKRGQDTVAEAFGLEAGSKPFDLVFHGGSGSTLDEIRESLDYGVVKMNIDTDTQYAFTRPIADHMFKNYDGVLRVDGEVGIKKTYDPRTWGKKAEESMAARVGEACEALRSAGTTMAGA
- a CDS encoding HIT domain-containing protein yields the protein MSGHPTVIHERVAQARDGDNPTVIARMASGWAVLGDHQFLPGYALLLPDPVVVHVTDLDPGRRARYLLDMTRVGEALLEVTDSYRINYEILGNTAPALHAHVFARYLWEPDEHRAVPVWSYPAETLRTVPFSLEEHGGLRGALADVLAQDG
- a CDS encoding GNAT family N-acetyltransferase translates to MRGAGRHADTGAPCGPARDQTGPARRRRTDPGPAARRLPDRGRALRRRHSAAAGRDARRPHGDVRHAHDPGRASSVAADPMVGTVRARLVGDTAHVARLAVRPAPQGHGIGRRLLVAIERAVAPVDRYELFTGHRSERNLRLYARAGYRRMRTVRESDRVSLIFLEKVVANGGAR
- a CDS encoding DMT family transporter, yielding MTGLLVILAMAVAGGAAIALQAQLAGVVSDRVGTLEAVFITYGVGGVLSGVLMLLARGGNLAQLRHLPAYIYLAGAFGLVIVGAISFSVGRLGVVRGLLLITVAQFVVSAAIDQFGWFGADVQPLTLAKASGIVLLLCGGWLVLR
- a CDS encoding CaiB/BaiF CoA-transferase family protein gives rise to the protein MTARTAGPLDGIRVLELAGLGPAPFGCMLLADLGAHVLRVARPGGGTALVPPEHEVTNRGRATITLDLRDRAGLARALDLVERADVLVEGFRPGVTERLGIGPETCGERNPGLVYARMTGWGQRGPLADRAGHDLTYLAISGALSLIGPAGGKPAIPLNLVADYGGGGMLLVAGVLAALLERERSGRGQVVDAAMIDGVSLLLAQTWSLRNAGIHRHERGANLLDGGAPFYDTYLCADGGYVALAALEPQFYAAFLDGVADSVDTSSWPDRDDRAGWPQLRAHIAATFLQRPRDAWATRFAGSDACVAPVLSLEEAVAHPHLAHRDSHHDWAAGGRQPAAAPRFSRSAVRTADSADDDPTVLRAWGLDGRS